A region from the Oceanidesulfovibrio marinus genome encodes:
- a CDS encoding OmpA/MotB family protein, whose protein sequence is MARKEKKQKEEEGSTWLITFSDMMTLMLTFFVLLVSMSVIDERRKLVVLGSILGTFGIGQQGFDPRSVDNRRLTMEPGPLELDSADDLEPLKDMLWEDFEDDIDFQHNKYVEILSINDDVLFEPGSTHLSTKGKHVLDRMLPALLDIDFPLLLAGHTSIRREEEASYDITLSDDSTLDFSWKLSFHRVMSMYKYLLSRGMDPEKLFVEAFGRFKPRDSNDTPEGRKANRRVDIVLDRRNEHWISMLRKYGRGEKDDGNVFIYKDFRFNVSRPGDNNQTEVP, encoded by the coding sequence GTGGCACGCAAAGAGAAGAAACAGAAGGAAGAAGAAGGCTCGACCTGGCTCATCACGTTCTCGGACATGATGACCCTGATGCTGACCTTTTTCGTGCTTCTGGTCTCCATGTCGGTCATCGATGAGCGACGCAAGCTCGTGGTGCTCGGCTCCATCCTGGGCACCTTCGGCATTGGCCAGCAGGGCTTCGATCCCCGCTCCGTGGACAACCGCCGGCTGACCATGGAACCCGGCCCCCTGGAGCTGGATAGCGCCGACGACTTGGAGCCCCTCAAGGACATGCTCTGGGAGGATTTCGAGGACGATATCGATTTCCAGCACAACAAGTATGTGGAAATCCTCTCCATCAACGACGACGTGCTCTTCGAACCAGGTTCTACCCATCTTTCGACAAAGGGCAAGCATGTCCTGGACCGGATGCTGCCCGCGCTCCTGGACATCGACTTTCCACTGCTGCTGGCCGGCCACACCTCTATCCGCCGCGAGGAAGAGGCGAGCTACGACATCACCCTGAGCGACGACTCGACCCTGGACTTCTCCTGGAAGCTCTCTTTCCACCGCGTCATGAGCATGTACAAGTATCTGCTCTCGCGCGGCATGGACCCCGAGAAGCTCTTTGTGGAGGCCTTCGGCCGGTTCAAGCCCAGGGACAGCAACGACACTCCGGAGGGCCGCAAGGCCAACCGCCGTGTGGACATCGTGTTGGACCGCCGCAACGAGCACTGGATCAGCATGCTGCGCAAGTACGGCCGAGGCGAGAAGGACGACGGCAACGTCTTCATCTACAAGGATTTCCGTTTCAACGTGAGCCGCCCCGGCGACAACAACCAGACGGAGGTCCCCTGA
- a CDS encoding OmpA/MotB family protein, with protein sequence MARKRKKSSGGGGDPSWLITFSDLTTLLLTFFVLLLSMSSMDHTILTKVNVFTQNLGFISPQSAGRVPQKIQLLLDLLEEPFSVVEKPNRIKDLLFPDYVLPPDMNRSTVFENIQVLERPEGLALVLSDKLLFAPASSELTDDARQLLQQLTELILFMTADINVAGHTAGGADLWNPVEQKPIDPYDLSMDRAMAVLAYFVHNGVPQKRFSISGYGPNSPYDAAPGEEPVPDRRVEIMLKTKPFLGGY encoded by the coding sequence ATGGCCCGCAAGCGCAAGAAAAGCTCGGGCGGCGGGGGCGATCCGTCATGGCTCATCACCTTCTCCGACCTGACCACCCTGCTGCTCACGTTCTTCGTGCTGCTGTTGTCCATGTCGTCCATGGACCACACCATTCTCACGAAGGTGAACGTCTTTACTCAGAATCTGGGCTTCATCTCGCCGCAGTCGGCCGGACGCGTACCGCAAAAAATCCAGCTGCTCCTCGATCTTCTGGAGGAGCCGTTTTCAGTCGTGGAAAAGCCCAACCGGATCAAGGATCTGCTCTTTCCGGACTACGTGCTGCCGCCGGACATGAACCGCTCCACGGTGTTCGAGAACATCCAGGTGCTGGAGCGACCGGAGGGCCTGGCCCTGGTGCTTTCCGACAAGCTTCTGTTCGCGCCGGCCAGCTCGGAGTTGACCGACGACGCGCGGCAGCTCCTGCAGCAGCTCACGGAGCTTATTCTGTTCATGACCGCGGACATCAACGTGGCCGGTCACACGGCCGGCGGGGCCGACCTCTGGAATCCGGTTGAACAGAAACCTATCGACCCGTATGATCTTTCAATGGACAGGGCCATGGCCGTACTCGCCTACTTCGTGCATAACGGCGTGCCCCAGAAGCGCTTCTCCATTTCGGGCTACGGCCCCAACTCGCCGTACGATGCGGCCCCGGGGGAAGAGCCGGTGCCCGACCGCCGTGTGGAGATCATGCTCAAGACCAAACCTTTCCTGGGCGGATACTGA
- a CDS encoding flagellar basal body-associated protein FliL — MPDAIEGGEAPPKKKKSMLKWILLLVLLLVLGGGGYFAYTKFIAGKKDTSAQEENATQAQEQAAPSGDSQVVSLQPFLVNLADPLGRRYLKLTLDVEVNSKDATEQLTKNEPKVRDALIMLLSSKTFSDLSSMESKILLKKEIVERLNLVLGGPKVEQVYFTEMVIQ; from the coding sequence GTGCCAGACGCTATTGAAGGCGGGGAAGCCCCCCCGAAAAAAAAGAAATCCATGCTGAAGTGGATTCTGCTCCTCGTGCTGCTTCTCGTCCTTGGTGGCGGCGGCTACTTTGCCTATACCAAGTTCATCGCCGGCAAAAAGGACACGTCCGCACAGGAGGAGAACGCCACACAGGCGCAGGAGCAGGCCGCTCCATCCGGCGACTCCCAGGTCGTCTCGCTGCAGCCGTTCCTGGTGAACCTTGCCGATCCGCTGGGCAGACGGTATCTCAAGCTCACTCTGGACGTGGAAGTAAACAGCAAGGACGCCACGGAGCAGTTGACCAAGAACGAGCCCAAGGTGCGCGACGCGCTCATCATGCTGCTTTCCAGCAAGACCTTCTCGGATCTTTCCTCCATGGAAAGCAAGATCCTGCTCAAGAAGGAGATTGTGGAGCGGCTGAACCTCGTTCTCGGCGGCCCCAAGGTAGAGCAGGTCTATTTCACCGAAATGGTTATCCAATAA
- the fliN gene encoding flagellar motor switch protein FliN — translation MADEDQEKLAAEWAAALAEQDSEDIPEDFGEDLGTEQAAQDTGGGGVESPGSDVSEDEALADEWAKALAEDESAQLSKKKTEQQSLSNQASTAQFKDLTEEAKSPRTDGTKHELDFILDIPLDVSAELGRTRLLINELLQLGQGSVVELNKLAGEPLEIYVNGKLVARGEAVVINEKFGVRLTDIISPIERVKQLG, via the coding sequence ATGGCTGACGAAGATCAAGAAAAATTGGCAGCCGAATGGGCCGCAGCGCTCGCCGAGCAGGACTCCGAGGACATCCCCGAGGATTTCGGCGAGGATCTCGGCACGGAGCAGGCCGCCCAGGACACAGGAGGCGGCGGCGTGGAGTCGCCGGGCTCCGACGTGAGCGAGGACGAAGCCCTTGCTGACGAGTGGGCCAAGGCTCTTGCGGAAGATGAAAGCGCGCAGCTCTCCAAGAAAAAGACCGAGCAGCAATCGCTTTCCAATCAGGCTTCCACTGCTCAGTTCAAAGATTTGACAGAAGAGGCCAAGAGCCCCCGAACGGACGGCACCAAGCACGAACTCGACTTCATTCTGGACATCCCCCTCGACGTTTCCGCCGAGCTGGGACGCACCAGGCTGCTCATCAACGAGCTGTTGCAGCTTGGCCAGGGATCTGTCGTGGAGCTCAACAAGCTCGCCGGCGAACCGCTCGAAATCTACGTCAACGGCAAGCTCGTGGCCCGCGGCGAGGCCGTGGTCATCAACGAGAAGTTCGGCGTCCGGCTGACGGACATCATCAGCCCCATCGAGCGGGTCAAGCAGCTTGGCTAG
- the fliO gene encoding flagellar biosynthetic protein FliO, translating into MARRGYSQWHTAGYERTSCAALHCALVPALALLLVLTWSCVAPRPALAQTGNATATASIAEKIAAQAESANKTAAESAAQAASANETSGEAAQASIPAADNASQAAPAEATAAGETEAARQNAPAGVSGNGSEESEAVNTTATQSQAVGKTESRGAVEPSKSASESASKPASEPGAGKPAAEAEKKEPPLPGSTLGWSGYFQAIGSIFLILAVLGGGFYLLKRFGPRAVGGGVFGRGTLQLEAQLPLGPRRSVAVVRFLNKRLVLGVTDSNITLLTETETDDDDEVPEHTPSTQSGTAFSKMLAKARSSRS; encoded by the coding sequence TTGGCTAGGCGCGGCTATTCGCAGTGGCACACGGCCGGGTACGAACGCACGTCCTGTGCGGCGCTTCATTGCGCTCTCGTTCCGGCCCTTGCGCTGCTCCTCGTGCTGACGTGGTCCTGCGTAGCGCCGCGTCCGGCCCTGGCGCAGACCGGCAACGCCACCGCAACCGCGTCCATTGCCGAAAAGATCGCAGCACAGGCCGAGTCCGCAAACAAGACAGCTGCTGAATCCGCCGCACAGGCGGCATCCGCCAACGAGACGAGCGGGGAGGCGGCCCAGGCCAGCATTCCTGCCGCAGACAATGCATCCCAAGCGGCTCCTGCCGAAGCCACGGCCGCCGGCGAGACCGAGGCCGCCCGCCAGAACGCCCCTGCCGGCGTTTCCGGTAATGGGTCGGAAGAGAGCGAGGCCGTCAACACGACCGCGACGCAGTCGCAGGCCGTGGGCAAGACCGAGTCGCGCGGCGCTGTCGAGCCATCCAAATCCGCTTCCGAATCTGCATCCAAACCCGCGTCCGAGCCAGGTGCCGGAAAACCGGCGGCCGAAGCCGAAAAGAAGGAGCCCCCCCTGCCCGGTTCCACCCTGGGATGGTCCGGTTACTTCCAGGCCATCGGCTCCATTTTCCTCATTCTCGCCGTGCTCGGCGGTGGCTTCTATCTGCTCAAACGCTTTGGACCCCGCGCAGTTGGAGGTGGCGTCTTCGGCCGGGGAACCCTTCAGCTCGAAGCGCAACTTCCTCTGGGACCTCGACGTTCCGTCGCAGTGGTCCGGTTCTTGAATAAGCGGCTGGTGTTGGGAGTCACGGACTCCAACATCACTTTGCTTACCGAGACGGAGACCGATGATGACGACGAGGTTCCTGAACATACTCCATCCACTCAAAGCGGCACTGCTTTCTCGAAAATGCTGGCCAAAGCTCGTAGTTCCCGCTCTTAG
- the fliP gene encoding flagellar type III secretion system pore protein FliP (The bacterial flagellar biogenesis protein FliP forms a type III secretion system (T3SS)-type pore required for flagellar assembly.): MPDLQLRLSGGATEPEKISVLLEILFLLTVLSLAPAIMLTVTSFTRIIIVFHFLRQALGTQQLPPSQVLASLAIFMTIAIMMPVGTRINDEALQPYLNEEIGFTDALNKAQVPLREFMFKHTREKDLSIFYSITKMDRPESKEDVPTIMLAAGYVISELKTGFTIGFLIYIPFLVLDMVVASILLSMGMMMLPPVMVSLPFKILLFVMIDGWGLLTGSLVNSFLS, from the coding sequence ATGCCGGACCTGCAGCTCCGGCTTTCCGGCGGGGCCACGGAGCCCGAGAAGATCTCCGTCCTCCTCGAAATCCTCTTCCTGCTCACGGTCCTCTCCCTGGCTCCGGCCATCATGCTCACGGTGACCTCGTTCACCAGGATCATCATCGTCTTCCACTTCCTGCGGCAGGCCCTGGGCACGCAACAGCTCCCGCCCAGCCAGGTGCTCGCCAGCCTCGCCATTTTCATGACCATCGCCATCATGATGCCGGTGGGCACGCGGATAAACGACGAGGCCCTGCAGCCGTACCTCAACGAGGAGATCGGCTTTACCGACGCGCTGAACAAGGCGCAGGTGCCCCTGCGCGAGTTCATGTTCAAGCACACCCGCGAGAAGGACCTCTCCATTTTCTATTCGATCACCAAGATGGATCGGCCGGAGTCCAAGGAGGACGTTCCGACCATCATGCTGGCCGCCGGCTACGTCATCAGCGAGCTCAAGACGGGCTTCACCATCGGCTTCCTCATCTACATTCCCTTCCTCGTGCTGGACATGGTGGTCGCGTCCATCCTGCTCTCCATGGGCATGATGATGCTGCCGCCGGTGATGGTCTCGCTGCCCTTCAAGATTCTGCTGTTCGTGATGATCGACGGGTGGGGCCTGCTCACGGGATCTCTGGTGAACAGTTTTCTATCATGA
- the fliQ gene encoding flagellar biosynthesis protein FliQ yields MTQDFVIGFARQAIELALMVSMPMLLVGLVVGVVVSILQAATQVQEMTLTFIPKIVSTFLALLIAFPWILDKLITFAQDIIINIPNYIR; encoded by the coding sequence ATGACCCAGGATTTCGTCATTGGCTTTGCCAGGCAGGCCATCGAGCTGGCGCTCATGGTTTCCATGCCCATGCTGCTGGTCGGTCTGGTGGTGGGCGTTGTCGTCTCCATTCTCCAGGCCGCCACCCAGGTTCAGGAAATGACCTTGACCTTCATCCCCAAGATCGTCTCCACTTTCCTCGCACTGCTCATCGCCTTCCCCTGGATTCTGGACAAGCTCATCACCTTTGCGCAGGACATCATCATCAACATTCCCAACTATATACGATAG
- a CDS encoding TrmH family RNA methyltransferase: MKHTQKTSPEEGLVPGRKPVHEYVKQHPERIEQVLVQKDKSTKELAPLLYQCRQRSVRYVLVPRNKLDALYPGNHQGVIARVFMSGFMDVKEFLQSVGDAPLRMAVALDQVQDPHNVGALARTLYAMGGAGILVTKHNSAALGAGAVKSSAGTLLDLPVGRCVNLSQTLETAKEMGLFVYGLARGEGALDLFDADPAFPAVFVLGNEEKGLRPGVAKACDAIYEIPFARKADSLNVAQTGALVVGRMHAITRTSKG; encoded by the coding sequence GTGAAACATACTCAGAAAACCAGCCCGGAAGAAGGCCTGGTTCCTGGCCGGAAACCTGTCCACGAGTACGTGAAACAGCATCCGGAGCGCATCGAGCAAGTGCTTGTGCAGAAGGATAAAAGCACAAAGGAGTTGGCGCCGCTTCTGTACCAGTGCAGGCAGCGCTCCGTACGGTACGTGCTGGTTCCGAGAAACAAGCTGGACGCACTCTATCCGGGCAACCATCAGGGCGTTATCGCCCGTGTCTTCATGTCCGGATTCATGGATGTGAAGGAGTTTCTGCAGAGCGTGGGCGACGCGCCCTTGCGCATGGCCGTGGCCCTGGACCAGGTGCAGGACCCGCACAACGTGGGTGCGCTGGCCAGAACGCTCTACGCCATGGGCGGAGCCGGCATTCTGGTGACCAAGCACAACTCCGCGGCCCTGGGCGCAGGCGCCGTCAAATCCTCGGCGGGCACGTTGCTTGATCTGCCTGTAGGGCGGTGCGTCAACCTGTCGCAGACCCTGGAGACGGCCAAGGAGATGGGGCTGTTCGTGTACGGTCTGGCACGCGGGGAGGGCGCCTTGGACCTCTTTGATGCCGACCCGGCCTTTCCGGCCGTGTTCGTGCTCGGCAACGAGGAGAAGGGGCTGCGTCCGGGCGTTGCCAAGGCGTGCGACGCCATCTACGAAATCCCGTTTGCCAGAAAGGCGGACTCTCTCAACGTGGCTCAGACCGGTGCGCTGGTCGTGGGTCGGATGCATGCGATCACTCGTACGTCCAAAGGGTGA
- a CDS encoding lytic transglycosylase: MTRQVICRISQKRGFAPWIHPRSVLLPLLLGTLLVLSACAAKQDMNVADAPAIEPYPTHGIEGLEDFDQDLEAAGPENVDLTQEEKIAILSEGEIKHPETPEARLLITRQFLFLNRERRGTIVTWMDRAELYLPAAKDYFRSRGLPTELAYLPFIESGYNPLAKSHAGAAGSWQFIRSTGRKFGLSCDKYMDERLDVFKATKAAADYLSFLHGTFNDWTLALAAYNAGEGRVGRLVQATGAKNFFDIAAVNDTLPASDRLREETMHYVPRFLAMVKILNNHTALGYDPMMDRSLDCKPVVAKSDLDLESLAKGSGLSWSEFKKLNPALISDQTPPDRVCTVYVPGQKAQACSAYLGGKPVLASAVKYTRYTVRRGDTYSQIASRYPISTRELMRINKTRSARLRIGQKLWVPRTKGSHTAVASNDSDNKVTTGSGGTYRVQHRDTLYSLSRHFGVPVKTLMAANNLKSARSLRAGQEIVIPGQAKKEHATRVATNSSGSTYTVSSGDTIWSIARRFKLSPKDLLAWNNLDRSSTLMPGDSIQLTSD, encoded by the coding sequence ATGACCCGCCAAGTTATTTGCCGCATCAGCCAAAAGCGCGGCTTCGCCCCCTGGATACATCCCCGTTCCGTCCTTCTCCCTCTTCTTCTCGGTACTCTGCTCGTCCTCTCCGCCTGCGCCGCCAAACAGGATATGAACGTGGCCGATGCTCCGGCCATAGAACCCTATCCAACCCACGGCATAGAAGGGCTTGAGGACTTTGACCAGGACCTGGAAGCGGCCGGACCGGAGAACGTGGACCTCACCCAGGAGGAAAAGATCGCCATCCTCTCCGAGGGCGAGATCAAGCATCCTGAAACGCCCGAGGCGCGGCTGCTCATAACCCGGCAGTTCCTGTTCCTCAACCGGGAGCGCCGCGGCACCATCGTCACCTGGATGGACCGCGCCGAGCTCTATCTGCCGGCGGCCAAGGACTACTTCCGCAGCCGCGGCCTGCCCACAGAGCTTGCCTACCTGCCCTTTATCGAGTCCGGCTACAACCCCCTGGCCAAGTCCCACGCCGGGGCTGCTGGCTCCTGGCAGTTCATCCGCTCCACCGGCCGCAAGTTCGGCCTTTCATGCGACAAATACATGGACGAGCGGCTCGACGTCTTCAAGGCCACCAAGGCCGCGGCCGACTACCTGAGCTTCCTGCACGGCACGTTCAACGACTGGACCCTGGCCCTGGCCGCCTACAACGCCGGCGAAGGCCGCGTGGGCCGGCTTGTCCAGGCCACCGGCGCCAAGAACTTCTTCGACATAGCCGCCGTGAACGACACTCTCCCGGCCAGTGACCGTCTGCGCGAGGAGACCATGCACTATGTCCCCCGCTTCCTGGCCATGGTCAAGATCCTCAACAACCACACGGCCCTGGGCTACGACCCCATGATGGACCGCTCCCTGGACTGCAAGCCCGTGGTCGCCAAGTCCGACCTCGACCTGGAGTCCCTGGCCAAAGGCTCCGGCCTCTCCTGGAGCGAGTTCAAGAAGCTCAATCCCGCCCTCATCTCCGACCAGACCCCGCCGGACCGCGTCTGCACCGTGTACGTGCCCGGCCAGAAGGCCCAGGCCTGCAGCGCCTATCTTGGCGGCAAGCCTGTGCTGGCCAGCGCCGTGAAGTACACCAGATACACGGTCCGCAGGGGCGACACCTACTCGCAGATTGCTTCCCGCTATCCCATCAGCACGCGCGAACTCATGCGCATCAACAAGACCCGTTCCGCGCGCCTGCGCATAGGCCAGAAGCTCTGGGTGCCGCGCACCAAGGGCTCCCACACCGCGGTGGCCTCCAACGACTCCGACAACAAGGTTACTACGGGCAGCGGCGGCACCTATCGCGTGCAGCATCGCGACACGCTCTACTCCCTGTCGCGCCACTTCGGCGTGCCGGTCAAGACTTTGATGGCCGCCAACAACCTGAAGTCGGCCCGTTCGTTGCGCGCCGGCCAGGAGATCGTGATTCCCGGCCAGGCCAAGAAAGAGCACGCCACCCGCGTAGCCACCAACTCGTCCGGCTCAACCTACACCGTGTCTTCCGGAGACACCATCTGGTCCATTGCACGGCGCTTCAAGCTCTCGCCCAAGGACCTGCTCGCCTGGAACAATCTGGACCGCAGCTCCACGCTCATGCCCGGAGACTCCATCCAGCTTACATCCGATTGA
- the aroE gene encoding shikimate dehydrogenase: MPKDDGDVLVPERVCGLIGHPVRHSMGPALHNWALQRADLPWVYMAWDVAPDDLGRMMDAVRLLPIAGLSVTIPHKVAVMEYLDGVSERARKVGAVNTLHWHGTKLLGENTDVDGFLAPLEAMGKAFDSAMVLGAGGAARAALTALQHLGIPDIRITNRTRSKAEALAADFGVDVVDWEARTKSPAALLVNTTSLGMSGDHVEDTPWPAEAFPAECTAYDIVYNPLRTRFLREARDAGCAVVDGLNMFVHQGLAQFRLWTGQSFPADLARTLLLEQLRG; encoded by the coding sequence ATGCCCAAAGACGATGGTGACGTTCTTGTTCCGGAACGGGTGTGCGGGCTCATCGGGCACCCGGTGCGCCACAGCATGGGCCCGGCGCTGCACAACTGGGCGCTGCAACGCGCGGACCTGCCATGGGTCTACATGGCCTGGGACGTGGCCCCGGACGACCTGGGCCGGATGATGGACGCCGTGCGCCTGCTGCCGATCGCCGGCCTGTCCGTGACCATCCCGCACAAGGTGGCGGTGATGGAGTATCTGGACGGCGTGAGCGAGCGTGCGCGCAAGGTGGGCGCCGTGAACACCCTGCACTGGCATGGCACCAAGCTGTTGGGCGAGAACACGGATGTAGACGGCTTCCTGGCTCCGCTGGAGGCCATGGGCAAGGCGTTCGACTCAGCCATGGTGCTGGGAGCCGGCGGCGCAGCCCGCGCCGCCCTTACCGCGCTACAACATCTGGGCATCCCGGACATTCGTATTACGAATCGTACACGGAGCAAGGCGGAGGCTCTGGCCGCCGACTTCGGCGTGGATGTCGTGGATTGGGAAGCACGCACCAAGAGCCCGGCGGCCCTGCTCGTGAACACGACATCTTTGGGCATGAGCGGAGACCACGTCGAGGATACGCCGTGGCCGGCCGAGGCGTTTCCGGCGGAGTGCACGGCCTATGACATCGTGTACAACCCGTTGCGCACTCGCTTCCTGCGTGAGGCGCGCGACGCCGGCTGCGCGGTGGTGGACGGCCTCAACATGTTCGTCCACCAGGGCCTTGCCCAGTTCAGACTGTGGACAGGGCAGAGCTTCCCCGCGGACCTGGCCCGGACCCTGCTTCTGGAGCAGCTTCGCGGTTGA
- a CDS encoding 2-oxoacid:acceptor oxidoreductase family protein yields MSLYQDVIIAGFGGQGVMLIGNLLAYAAMGAGKNVTYMPVYGPEMRGGTANCTVVISEDEIGSPLIRRPKSLIIMNRPSLDKFQPMVQDNGVVVINSSLIDEDLADRMRTKPVFVPCNDIADKIGNLRMANMVALGAYTQATGVLPLEAVQKSLEKVIAKHYAHLIPKNADALAAGAEHAARQMETA; encoded by the coding sequence ATGAGCCTTTATCAGGACGTGATCATAGCCGGCTTCGGCGGCCAGGGCGTCATGCTCATCGGCAATCTCTTGGCCTACGCCGCCATGGGAGCGGGCAAGAACGTGACGTATATGCCGGTCTACGGCCCGGAGATGCGCGGCGGCACAGCCAACTGCACCGTGGTAATCTCCGAGGATGAGATCGGCTCGCCGCTGATCCGCCGGCCCAAGAGCCTGATCATCATGAACCGGCCTTCCCTGGATAAGTTCCAACCCATGGTCCAGGACAACGGCGTTGTAGTTATCAACTCCTCGCTCATTGACGAGGATCTGGCCGACAGAATGCGCACCAAGCCGGTGTTCGTGCCGTGCAACGACATCGCGGACAAGATCGGCAACCTGCGCATGGCCAATATGGTGGCCCTGGGCGCGTATACCCAAGCCACAGGCGTGCTGCCTCTGGAGGCGGTGCAGAAAAGTCTGGAGAAGGTCATTGCCAAGCATTACGCGCACCTGATTCCCAAGAACGCTGATGCACTGGCCGCCGGCGCCGAGCATGCGGCCAGGCAGATGGAGACGGCGTAA